TCAACCATATACGACGTCCCCAATATGATGCTGGATGAAGGTTTAGATACAGTCACCCTTCAGAAATTAAAACTTACCAATTCCAAAGAACCCGATTTGGACAGATGGAATCAGTTTTTACAACGCCATAAAAATCCGAAGGGAAAAGTAGCTATCGGACTCATTGGAAAATACGTAGAATTACAGGATAGTTATAAGTCTATTCTAGAATCGTTCATACATGCCGGGGCCGAAAACGAAGTGAAAGTTGAGGTGAAATCAATTCACAGTGAACATATAGACGCAAAAAATATTGAAAAAGAATTGGCCGGACTGGACGGTATTTTAGTCGCTCCCGGTTTTGGAGAACGCGGGATTGAAGGCAAGGTGGAAGCAGTGCGTTATGCCCGTGAAAATAATTTACCTTTTCTGGGAATTTGCCTGGGAATGCAAATGGCGGTAATTGAATACTCCCGGAACGTTTTGGGCTTAAAAGATGCAAATTCTACCGAAATGAATCCATTTACGGCAGATCCTGTCATTAATTTAATGGAAGACCAGAAAAGCATTACCAATAAAGGCGGTACTATGCGTTTGGGATCCTGGCACTGTGATTTGGAGCCGGATAGTATTGTTGGAAAGGTTTACAATACCAAAAGTATCAAAGAACGACACAGACATAGATATGAATACAACAATGCCTATCGTGATCAGCTGGAAAAGGCAGGCATGAGGGCAACCGGAATCAATCCCGATACAGGGTTGGTCGAAATTATAGAAATTCCGGGTCATCCTTGGTTTGTAGGAGTGCAATATCACCCCGAGTATAAAAGTACGGTTGCAAGTCCACACCCATTGTTTGTGGCCTTTGTAAAAGCGGCTCATGACCATGCAGAAGGCAAATAAGCGACAATTTGGCGGAATGTAAAGAAAGGTCGGATAATTGATTAAAGATTGACAACATAAATTAACTACTTCTGAAAATGCTTCGGAAGCACCAATAAAATATGGAACAAAAGAAATTTGACAAGAACTCGTTGATTGGGTTTTTACTGATTGGAGGAATTTTAATCTGGATGCTCTACATTCAGAAGCCAACTCCCGAAGAAACTGAAGCTGAAAAAACCAAGACCGAACAGGTTGTCAATGCGGATAAAACGGCTTCAGACAAAACAACTTCAGTAGACACAACCTCTCTGGAGGGCGTGAACGAAATTACAGCCGCCAGTCCATCCGATTCTCTGGCACTGGATAAATTGAAGAACCAATTGGGTTCTTTTGCTTATTCCGGGACGCTACCTTCAGCAACCGATGCAACCACGGTGTTGGAAAACGAAGTCCTTATTCTTACAGTTAGCAACAAAGGTGGATATATAACTGAGGCGAAACTCAAGGAACATACCATGTACACCGGTGAGCCTGTGTATTTGATTAAAGATAACAGTGCTTCGCTGAATCTTCAATTTGCTTCAGAAAACAGAACGCTCAACACCAAAGACCTGTTCTTTGAACCAAGTTTGACCAAAAATGGTGAGAACAGTGTCTTAACCATGCGACTTAAGACTTCAGCAAATGCCTTTATTGAATATCGCTATGAAATGCTGCCCAACGATTATATGCTTGGGTTTACAATTAGAACGCAAGGCTTAAATGATGTTATAAACACAGGTCAACCCATGTATCTGGATTGGGGGCTGAAAGGATATCGTCATGCAAAAAGCATCACCTATGAAAACAGATATTCACGCCTAACCTACGAATACGAAAACGGAGATGATCACTCGAAATTAAGTCCGTCCGGCGACGATGAAGAGACTGAAACCGGCGTAACATGGATGAATTTCCGTCAGCATTTCTTTAGCTCCATGTTATTAACCGATACACCTTTTAAAGAAGTGAAATTGGCCTCGGTCGATTTGGTGATAGATGAAGAGATCGATACAGTTTATACAAAGCAATACAGTGCAAGAATGTTACTGGAGTCTAAAGGCGGAGACCTTGCATATAACATGAATATGTATTACGGGCCCACCGACTATCAGATTTTTAAAGAATACGATCGTAATCTGGACGAAGCCATGCCATTGGGTTGGGGAATTTTTGGAATGATAAACAAATACATTATTATTCCATTGTTCAGTTTCCTGAGTGATTTCCTACCTGCGGGAATTGCAATCATTGTTTTAACAATCTTAATAAAACTTGCACTTTCACCGGTTCAATACAAACAGTATCTCGCACAGGCCAAGATGAAGGTATTGAAACCCGAACTCGACGAGATCCGTGAGAAGTACAAGGACAACAAAATGAAGCAGCAACAGGAAACGCTGAAGCTGCAAAATATTGCAGGTGCGAGTCCGTTAAAGGGTTGTTTACCCGCTCTTTTACAAATTCCGGTGTTCTATGCCTTATTTACATTTTTCCCTACAGCATTCGATCTAAGACAGAAAAGTTTCCTTTGGGCAGAAGATCTGTCCAGTTACGATACCATAGCCGAGATTCCGCACATTCCATTTTATGGGGACCATATAAGTCTGTT
This genomic stretch from Ulvibacter sp. MAR_2010_11 harbors:
- a CDS encoding CTP synthase; the protein is MNTTKYIFVTGGVSSSLGKGIIAASLAKLLQARGYRVTIQKLDPYINVDPGTLNPYEHGECYVTDDGAETDLDLGHYERFLNVNTSQANNVTTGRIYQSVIEKERRGEFLGKTVQVIPHITNEIKERVQLLGNTGDYDIIITEIGGTVGDIESLPYIESVRQLKWELGDDNALVIHLTLVPYLSAAGELKTKPTQHSVKTLMESGIRADILVCRTEHELSDDLKKKLALFCNVKQEAVIQSIDASTIYDVPNMMLDEGLDTVTLQKLKLTNSKEPDLDRWNQFLQRHKNPKGKVAIGLIGKYVELQDSYKSILESFIHAGAENEVKVEVKSIHSEHIDAKNIEKELAGLDGILVAPGFGERGIEGKVEAVRYARENNLPFLGICLGMQMAVIEYSRNVLGLKDANSTEMNPFTADPVINLMEDQKSITNKGGTMRLGSWHCDLEPDSIVGKVYNTKSIKERHRHRYEYNNAYRDQLEKAGMRATGINPDTGLVEIIEIPGHPWFVGVQYHPEYKSTVASPHPLFVAFVKAAHDHAEGK
- the yidC gene encoding membrane protein insertase YidC codes for the protein MEQKKFDKNSLIGFLLIGGILIWMLYIQKPTPEETEAEKTKTEQVVNADKTASDKTTSVDTTSLEGVNEITAASPSDSLALDKLKNQLGSFAYSGTLPSATDATTVLENEVLILTVSNKGGYITEAKLKEHTMYTGEPVYLIKDNSASLNLQFASENRTLNTKDLFFEPSLTKNGENSVLTMRLKTSANAFIEYRYEMLPNDYMLGFTIRTQGLNDVINTGQPMYLDWGLKGYRHAKSITYENRYSRLTYEYENGDDHSKLSPSGDDEETETGVTWMNFRQHFFSSMLLTDTPFKEVKLASVDLVIDEEIDTVYTKQYSARMLLESKGGDLAYNMNMYYGPTDYQIFKEYDRNLDEAMPLGWGIFGMINKYIIIPLFSFLSDFLPAGIAIIVLTILIKLALSPVQYKQYLAQAKMKVLKPELDEIREKYKDNKMKQQQETLKLQNIAGASPLKGCLPALLQIPVFYALFTFFPTAFDLRQKSFLWAEDLSSYDTIAEIPHIPFYGDHISLFPILASLAIFWYMTMTMGQSMQTPQPGMPNMKILMYISPLFMLVFFNNYASGLSLYYFVSNLITIGIMLIIKNFIIDEDKIHAKIQVNKAKPKKQNRFQRKMAEMMEQAEQQKKAGKK